The stretch of DNA CCACATTTTGGGTTTTCATATAATTAATCGTCCATTTGGTGCCATTTTCATCGTGTTTTGCTTTCATAAGACAGTCTGGATCCATCTGGAATATAAATCATTGCTATCATTGTTCTTATTTTCACATTTATGTATACCTGCCCTGGGGGGCAGGCCAATATCAGGTTCCGCAAAATGTTTGGAAAGGCTCCTTCGGCTCAGGCGGATCTTCGGTGAATTTTGAGTCGACCGGCTCATAACTGAAGGGATCAGACACAAGCTCACACAGCCGATCAAACAGCGTATAATCACCATTTCCGGCAGCATCCAGTGCTTCCTCCACCAAATGATTGCGCGGGATGATGCTGGGATTGGATTGACGCATCAAGTCACGTGCAGCCTCGATTCCTTCAGCTCCGATCCGGTCATCCCAGCGCTTTTTCCATGATGCAAAGCCCTCCGCCTGTTCAAGTGCAGCTGTATCGCCTATCGTCAATGCGCGGAAGGTATTCGTGTAATCCGCCCCCGCTTGCTCCATCCAGCCAAGTATATCCTCCACAAGTGCTTCATCGCCCTCTTTTGCACCTGTGATTCCAATTTTCCTGTACATGATATCGAGCCAGCATTTCCTATAAATCTGCGGAAATTCACGGAGCGTGTCTTCTGCTTGTTTCACTGCCTCTGCTGGAATCGAATCGAATAAGGGAAGCAATGCTTCGGCAAATCGCGCCAGGTTCCAAGCTGCGATCGGCGGCTGGTTGGCATAGGCATAGCGTCCCTGGATATCTATGGAGCTGAAAGCCGTCATCGGCTTGTATGCATCCAGGAAGGCACAAGGGCCGTAATCGATCGTTTCGCCGCTGATCGTCATATTATCCGTGTTCATCACGCCATGGATGAAGCCGGCACCCACCCATTTCGCCAGCAGTTCCGCCTGTCGTTCCATCACCGCTCGGAAAAAGCGCACATACTTATCAGGCTCTCCAGCCAGCTCAGGATAATGACGCTCTATGCTGTAATCTGCCAAGGCTATCAAGTCGGTTTCCGAACAAAATCTTCTGGCATATTCGAATGTCCCCACCCGGATATGGCTTGACGCAATCCTGGTTAATACCGCGCCAGGCAATGCCGTTTCCCGGTAAACCGGTTCACCCGTGGAAACGACAGCCAAGCTGCGCGTCGTCGGGATGCCGAGCCCATGCATCGCTTCACTGATGATGTATTCCCTGAGCATCGGCCCAAGCGCTGCACGTCCATCCCCGCCCCTGGAATACGGGGTGCGGCCAGCGCCCTTCAACTGGATATCCACTTTTTGGCCCGATCGATTTTGCCATTCCCCGAGGAGGATGGCCCTTCCGTCCCCAAGCATCGTGAAATTGCCGAATTGATGACCCGCATATGCTTGTGCAATCGGCTGTGCCCCTTCAGGGAAGGAGTTGCCTGCCAAGTGATCGAGAGCACCTTCTTGTCCGATGCCAAGCTGTTCAGCCAGTTCCTCGTTCCATTTTACCATTTGCGGATCCCTGACCGGATTTGGTGACATCCTGGTATAAAAAGTCTCAGGCAATGCCGTGTAGGAGGCATCCAATTTTCCATCTAAAACCACGATTCTTCCTCCTTCATTTTTCTGCATTGGTTCCATTATACGCTATTGATACAAGAACCCCATCTGCCTGTATGCAGATGGGGTATGTTCATTTGCCGGATGGCCCGACAAGTACGCTATGTGCGACTTTGATACATAAATCCATCAAGACCGTAAAACCTTCCTGTTCCAAGTAAGCAGCTGCTCCTTCATCATGAACGCCTTGCTGGGCCCAGAATACGCGAGCATTCGTCCTGCTTGCTTCCCTTGCCAATCCCGGCAGGTACTCCGATCGGCGGAAGACATTGATGATATCGATCTCATCGGGTACATCAGCCAAGCTGGGATAGGCTTTCTCGCCGAGGACTTCGGTCACATTCGGATTGACCGGTATGATCCTGTAGCCTGCCTGCTGCATCGCACGGGAAACACCGTGGGATGTCCTGTCCGGTGAATCGGACAGTCCCACTACCGCAATCGTCTTCGCTTTCCGCAATATGTCACGAATCTGTTCATTTTCCGGATTCTGGAATGCCATTTGACATACCCCCTTCTTTCAGAGCAGACCTTCCTGTTCGAGGAAGTCCCTTGCGACGTCCTCAGGCTGCTTCTTTTTGAAATCGACTTGGTAATTCATCTCTGTCATCTGCTCATCTGTTATCTTGCCCGCAAGCTGACCCAATATGTCCGCAAGCTCCGGGTATTCCTCAAGTGTCTCCTGGCGCATCAGCGGAGCACCTTGGTACGGCGGGAACAGATTCTCAGGATCATCCAGTGTGACAAGATCCAAATCCCTGATATAACTGTCGGTCGAGTAAGCATCGATGACATCGACATCATCGGCTTCGATCGCCTGCTGACGGATGCCGGGATCCAGCGTCCTCAGCTCCCCGAACTCCACGCCATAGACATCCTGGATGCCCAGATAACCATCTTCCCGATCGCTGAACTCCAATGTGAAGCCCGCTGTCATCTCATCGTCCATTTTCCTAAGGTCCGCAATCGTCTGCAGGTCATTCTCCTCCGCATAGGATCGTTTCACAGCAAGTGTATACGTATTATTGTACGCCATCGGTTCCAGATATGCCATTTCGAAAGCTTCTGCCATACCTGCTTTGGCCTGCTCATACACTTGCTGACCATCATTGCTTTCTGCTTGTTCGCCTAATAATGTCACCAGAGCAGTACCGGTGAACTCCGGATAAATATCGATGCTGCCATTTTGCAAGGCTTCGAAAAGAAAATCTGTTTTCCCTAGATTCGGTTCCAATTCGACTTGTAAATCTGTCTGGTCCTCGATAAGCAATTTGTACATATTGATCAAAATTGTCGGCTCGGCATTCAGCTTGCCGCCTATCACCAAATCAGGCTGATCATCCTGCGCTGCCGCAAAGGGGGCCACGACCCCAATGACAGCCACGATAACCAGGACAGCCAGCGACTTGAAACCGAATCTGCGGCTGGTGCGCTCGAAAATCCGGATGACCAAATCCAGCAGGATGGCAAGCAATGCTGCCGGAATGGCACCAAGCAGGATGAGGTTCACATCTCCGCCGCGGTCGATGCCCAACAGGATGAGTTCCCCGAGTCCGCCAGCGCCGATTAAAGCGGCAATCGTGGTTGTACCGACGATCATCACCATAGCTGTCCGGATACCTGCCATGATGACGGGCATCGCCAATGGCAGCTCGACTTTGCGGAGGCGGCGGAAACCATTCATTCCCATGCCCGTTGCTGCTTCTTTCAAAGCTGGATCGACTTCGGCGATCCCGGTGTATGTATTACGAAGTATCGGAAGCAATGCATAAATGATGAGTGCTGCAACTGCCGGCTTCGTGCCGATTCCGATCAACGGAATCAAAAACGCCAAAACGGCTAGACTGGGAATCGTCTGCAGGACTGCCGCTATCGCGATGATCGGTTCGGCAAGCTTTTTGGACCGGCTGAGCAAAAGGCCGAGCGGAACGGCTATGGCAATACTGATCAGCAAGGCAATGATCGATATTTGCAAGTGTTCAGCCAATGCCGTCCATAAGGAATCACTGCGCTGTTCGAATACTTCCAGGAATGCTTTCATTGGGTCACCACCCCATTCCTGACTTCGGTTTTGCCGGCAAGGTAACGCAGCAGCTCCTGCTGTGTGACAGTCGCTATCAACTCTTCACCTTTTGTGACAGGCAGGATACTGGCACCTGCTTCCTCGAAAGCATGCACTGCTTCCAGGACATTCATATCACTCGGCACAGCGAGGACATTCTGCTGCTTCCCATGCTCGACGGCACAAAGCAATTGGCCGTCATCGCTTGTCAGGATATAGGCTTGATCTGGATCGAAATCGCCTGCTTCGTATGCTGTCTGCGTCAGGATATGGGAAACAGATTGGGCAGCGACGATATCGATGGCAGTCTGCCAAGGTGATTTTTTATCCCCGATAAAGCTGCGGACAAAGGAGTCACGCGGCTCCAGTATCAATTTCTGCGGCGTGTCGACCTGAATGATTTCACCGGCATTCATGAGGCAGATACGATCTCCCAAAGCTGTCGCTTCATCGATATCATGTGTGACAAACACTATCGTTTTCTTGATTTGCCGCTGCAATTTCCGGATATCCTTTTGCAGCCCTTCCCTGCTGATCGGATCCAAGGCGCTGAAGGGTTCATCCATCAGCAAAATCTGCGGATCGGCTGCCAGTGCCCGGATGACACCTACGCGCTGTGCCTGTCCGCCGGATAGTTCGGAAGGTTTCTTTTTCAAGTAGATGGACGGCTCCATCCCCACCATCCGCATCAATTCCTTGGCCCGATCATGTATTTCTTTCTTCTTCCACTTTTTCATCTCCGGAACGACAGCGATGTTCTCTTCGACTGTCATATGCGGAAATAATGCGATTTGCTGCAGGACATAGCCAATGTTCCAGCGAAGCTCATGGATGCTATAATCTTTTAATTGCCTGCCATCTATGTATATCTCGCCAGCCGTTGGCTCGACAAGCCTGTTGATCATCTTCATCGTCGTCGTTTTGCCGCATCCGCTTGGTCCGATCAGCGTGAGGAGTTCCCCCTCCTGCACTTTCAAATTGAAATCCTTGATGGCTTCCGTACCATCCGGGTATGTCTTATGTACACCTTTGAACTCAATCATACCTTCACCTCGTATTATGTACTGAATAGTTTTTTACCCTTGCTTCTGGTAAGTTAATCCTATACTATGTAAAAAGTTATGCCCTTCCATGATACTTCGTGCTAAAATGGATAAGCAAGCAACAGGAACGCCTAAGCAGTTAAAGGAGAATGAAAATGGAGTACGTGTTATTCATCCTGCTCGCCTATATCATCGGTTCGATTCCATCTGCCCTGATTGTCGGCAAGGTAAGCTATAATATAGATGTAAGAGAGCATGGCAGCGGAAATCTCGGTGCTACGAACACGTTCCGGACACTCGGTAAGAAAGCCGGGACCATCGTGCTGATCGCCGACATCCTGAAAGGTACGATTGCAACCATCCTGCCCGTTCTGTTCGGAATGGACTTATACCTGCTCGTCATCGGACTCGGGGCGGTCATCGGTCACGTATACCCGATCTTCGCCCGTTTCAAAGGAGGGAAAGCTGTCGCGACATCAGCCGGGATCATCCTGGGTGTCAATGCCTGGCTCTTTGTCATCATCCTGGCAAGCTTCGTCGTCGTTTTGCTCCTCAGCAAATATGTATCACTTGCCTCCATGACAGCGGGTGTCGTCGGTGTCATCGTCTCGATCTTCATTGCACAGGATGTCATTTTATCCATCGTACTCGGGCTCTTGGCGATATTCATCCTATACAAGCATCGGCAGAACATCGTCCGTATCATCAGACGGGAGGAACCAAAAGCTTCCTTCCTAGTGAAAAACAATTCCAAGTAACGGGATTGTTTTTTTCATTGCACCTGCATACCCGGTTCGGAAAATTGAATTACCAGCTTCGCATCGGGTATACTTTAAGCTAGTCCATGCGACTTTTGAAAGGAGTACAATCATGCAGCACCTACACACATCAACTAAAAAACAGCTGCCTTCAAAGGCGGAACGACATAAATTATTCGGCTCCGTGCCTCCAGGCAAGAAGACAAAACCAGAAAATAAAGCCGATATGGCCGACTTACAGAACACGAAAAAGAATTTCCTTTTCCATATAGATGCAGTCGGAATCGCGAAGGTCAAACACCCGATCCAGGTGATCAGCAATACCAGCCCGGCGATGCAGACAACGATCGGAACATTTGAATTCACCTCCTCCATCCAGCAGGACAGCAAAGGGACGAACATGAGCCGCTTCACGGAGCAGCTGGATTTGTATCACAAAAATGGCTTCACCGTTTCCGTGAAAAGCTTACAGACCTTTGTCGCTGAGCTTGCCGATCGCCTGAAGCAGGACGATGCACGAGTGAAAGTGACATTCCCATGGTTCTTTGAACGAAGCGGTCCTGCTTCCGGGATGACTGGATTGAATCATGCGGATGCCACATTGGAGGTCGCTTACGACAAGCAAACAGGCTTCCGGACCACGGCTAAGCTTTCCGGTACGGTTACGACACTTTGCCCCTGCTCGAAGGAAATCAGTGAGTACAGTGCACATAATCAGCGTGGTATCGTGTCAATGGAAGTACAGCTGACAGATGCATTCGACGAAGATGTGCGCGATTGGAAAGAGGATTTGCTCGAGGCTGCGGAAAGCAATGCAAGTGCCCGTATCCATCCTGTCCTGAAGCGTCCGGATGAAAAGATGGTCACCGAGACTGCCTACGAGAATCCGCGCTTTGTCGAAGACATGGTCCGTCTTGTGGCAGCGGATTTGTATGAACTGGATTATGTCGAAAAATTCACTGTATCCTGCAGCAATCAGGAATCGATCCACTTGCACGATGCCGTGGCGACATTGAGCTACGACAAGCGCGACGAAGAGGAATAAGCCGATGGACAAGGTATTCTTAGCCTTGATCCGTTTTTACAGGCGCTTCATCAGCCCCCTGACTCCGCCATCCTGCCGCTTTTATCCGACATGCTCCCAATACGGGCTGGAGGCAATCAAACGGCATGGGGCATGGAAGGGCGGCTGGCTCACCGTCAAGCGCATCTCAAAATGTCATCCTTTTCACCGGGGTGGATTCGATCCTGTACCAGGTGCGAATTGTGAGCATCATCACCATGAAAAAAAGCAGTGATCCCCAATCAAGGGGTCACTGCTTTTTATTTTGGCAATAAGTGAAATCTTTCCAACTGCTCCCATTGCCGTTCAGCCTGGAGGACACGCAGCTGATGTTCCCCTATCAGATCGAAATGCAGTAAATCCTCATGCTCATCTATCCATGCTTCCTCCAGACCATATTGCGCCCCCCACTCTATCAGCTTCTGCCGATCGGCACAGCCCGCTTTCGTTACCGTTTTTGCTTCCGGGAACCGGGCATCCAGCCAATAGTGGGTCAAAAAGGCAATCTCCCCGCGGCGGACCTGCTCCTTCCACCGCTGCAACTCACCGCGTCTGATCCCGAATGCCATCTGTTATGCTTCCAGCGCTTTCGAATAAGCAGCATGCCATTCGGGCAGTGAACGTCGTATCGAAACAGGT from Terribacillus sp. FSL K6-0262 encodes:
- the plsY gene encoding glycerol-3-phosphate 1-O-acyltransferase PlsY — translated: MEYVLFILLAYIIGSIPSALIVGKVSYNIDVREHGSGNLGATNTFRTLGKKAGTIVLIADILKGTIATILPVLFGMDLYLLVIGLGAVIGHVYPIFARFKGGKAVATSAGIILGVNAWLFVIILASFVVVLLLSKYVSLASMTAGVVGVIVSIFIAQDVILSIVLGLLAIFILYKHRQNIVRIIRREEPKASFLVKNNSK
- the folE2 gene encoding GTP cyclohydrolase FolE2; translated protein: MQHLHTSTKKQLPSKAERHKLFGSVPPGKKTKPENKADMADLQNTKKNFLFHIDAVGIAKVKHPIQVISNTSPAMQTTIGTFEFTSSIQQDSKGTNMSRFTEQLDLYHKNGFTVSVKSLQTFVAELADRLKQDDARVKVTFPWFFERSGPASGMTGLNHADATLEVAYDKQTGFRTTAKLSGTVTTLCPCSKEISEYSAHNQRGIVSMEVQLTDAFDEDVRDWKEDLLEAAESNASARIHPVLKRPDEKMVTETAYENPRFVEDMVRLVAADLYELDYVEKFTVSCSNQESIHLHDAVATLSYDKRDEEE
- a CDS encoding ABC transporter ATP-binding protein yields the protein MIEFKGVHKTYPDGTEAIKDFNLKVQEGELLTLIGPSGCGKTTTMKMINRLVEPTAGEIYIDGRQLKDYSIHELRWNIGYVLQQIALFPHMTVEENIAVVPEMKKWKKKEIHDRAKELMRMVGMEPSIYLKKKPSELSGGQAQRVGVIRALAADPQILLMDEPFSALDPISREGLQKDIRKLQRQIKKTIVFVTHDIDEATALGDRICLMNAGEIIQVDTPQKLILEPRDSFVRSFIGDKKSPWQTAIDIVAAQSVSHILTQTAYEAGDFDPDQAYILTSDDGQLLCAVEHGKQQNVLAVPSDMNVLEAVHAFEEAGASILPVTKGEELIATVTQQELLRYLAGKTEVRNGVVTQ
- the yidD gene encoding membrane protein insertion efficiency factor YidD — its product is MDKVFLALIRFYRRFISPLTPPSCRFYPTCSQYGLEAIKRHGAWKGGWLTVKRISKCHPFHRGGFDPVPGANCEHHHHEKKQ
- a CDS encoding YdiU family protein: MVLDGKLDASYTALPETFYTRMSPNPVRDPQMVKWNEELAEQLGIGQEGALDHLAGNSFPEGAQPIAQAYAGHQFGNFTMLGDGRAILLGEWQNRSGQKVDIQLKGAGRTPYSRGGDGRAALGPMLREYIISEAMHGLGIPTTRSLAVVSTGEPVYRETALPGAVLTRIASSHIRVGTFEYARRFCSETDLIALADYSIERHYPELAGEPDKYVRFFRAVMERQAELLAKWVGAGFIHGVMNTDNMTISGETIDYGPCAFLDAYKPMTAFSSIDIQGRYAYANQPPIAAWNLARFAEALLPLFDSIPAEAVKQAEDTLREFPQIYRKCWLDIMYRKIGITGAKEGDEALVEDILGWMEQAGADYTNTFRALTIGDTAALEQAEGFASWKKRWDDRIGAEGIEAARDLMRQSNPSIIPRNHLVEEALDAAGNGDYTLFDRLCELVSDPFSYEPVDSKFTEDPPEPKEPFQTFCGT
- a CDS encoding ABC transporter permease/substrate-binding protein, translated to MKAFLEVFEQRSDSLWTALAEHLQISIIALLISIAIAVPLGLLLSRSKKLAEPIIAIAAVLQTIPSLAVLAFLIPLIGIGTKPAVAALIIYALLPILRNTYTGIAEVDPALKEAATGMGMNGFRRLRKVELPLAMPVIMAGIRTAMVMIVGTTTIAALIGAGGLGELILLGIDRGGDVNLILLGAIPAALLAILLDLVIRIFERTSRRFGFKSLAVLVIVAVIGVVAPFAAAQDDQPDLVIGGKLNAEPTILINMYKLLIEDQTDLQVELEPNLGKTDFLFEALQNGSIDIYPEFTGTALVTLLGEQAESNDGQQVYEQAKAGMAEAFEMAYLEPMAYNNTYTLAVKRSYAEENDLQTIADLRKMDDEMTAGFTLEFSDREDGYLGIQDVYGVEFGELRTLDPGIRQQAIEADDVDVIDAYSTDSYIRDLDLVTLDDPENLFPPYQGAPLMRQETLEEYPELADILGQLAGKITDEQMTEMNYQVDFKKKQPEDVARDFLEQEGLL
- a CDS encoding CoA-binding protein, coding for MAFQNPENEQIRDILRKAKTIAVVGLSDSPDRTSHGVSRAMQQAGYRIIPVNPNVTEVLGEKAYPSLADVPDEIDIINVFRRSEYLPGLAREASRTNARVFWAQQGVHDEGAAAYLEQEGFTVLMDLCIKVAHSVLVGPSGK